In Aspergillus nidulans FGSC A4 chromosome II, a single window of DNA contains:
- a CDS encoding cysteine synthase cysB (transcript_id=CADANIAT00004083): MFRQSVRRFATAALRSAAESPYNVRVSQAQGFVNGLTEAIGNTPLIRLKRLSEETGSNILAKAEFQNPGGSVKDRAALYVVKDAEERGLLKPGGTVVEGTAGNTGIGLAHVCRSKGYKLVIYMPNTQSQGKIDLLRLLGAEVYPVPAVAFDNPENYNHKARRHAESLDNAVWTNQFDNTANRRAHIETTGPEIWAQTGGKLDAFTCSTGTGGTLAGITYYLKQASGGRVKSFLADPPGSVLHSYIQSGGKLVERSGSSITEGIGQGRITDNLQPDVGTLDGSLNISDEKTIEMIYRCLDEEGLYLGASSALNVVAAKEVAEKLGKGSTVVTILADGAYRYADRLFSKSWLESKGLRNAIPKHLEKYIVLP; encoded by the exons ATGTTTCGCCAAAGCGTCCGGCGATTTGCCACAGCTGCCCTGCGCAGCGCTGCTGAGAGCCCATACAATGTCCGGGTTTCCCAGGCGCAAGGTTTCGTCAACGGACTGACCGAAG CAATTGGCAACACGCCCCTTATCCGCCTTAAGCGTCTCTCTGAAGAAACCGGTTCCAACATCCTCGCCAAAGCTGAGTTTCAGAACCCCGGCGGCAGCGTCAAGGACAGAGCCGCATTATACGTTGTCAAAGATGCCGAGGAACGGGGCCTTCTAAAGCCCGGCGGCACCGTCGTTGAAGGAACAGCGGGCAACACGGGTATTGGACTCGCCCACGTCTGCCGGTCCAAGGGGTATAAGCTTGTCATCTACATGCCGAACACGCAGTCTCAGGGCAAGATTGATCTTCTGCGATTGCTGGGTGCGGAAGTGTACCCAGTCCCCGCAGTGGCGTTTGACAACCCTGAGAACTACAACCACAAGGCGCGGCGGCATGCGGAGTCGCTAGACAATGCGGTGTGGACAAATCAGTTCGATAACACGGCTAACCGCCGAGCTCATATTGAGACGACGGGCCCGGAGATTTGGGCGCAGACGGGCGGAAAGCTGGATGCATTTACGTGCTCGACTGGGACAGGTGGTACGCTCGCGGGAATCACATATTACCTGAAGCAGGCTAGCGGCGGCCGTGTCAAATCTTTCCTTGCGGATCCCCCTGGTAGTGTTCTTCACAGCTACATTCAGAGCGGTGGGAAATTGGTGGAGCGGTCTGGTAGCAGTATCACTGAGGGGATTGGCCAGGGTCGTATTACGGATAATCTGCAGCCTGATGTCGGCACTTTGGATGGATCGCTCAATATTAGCGACGAGAAAACCATTGAGATGATCTACCGCTgcttggatgaggaaggcCTCTACCTAGGCGCCAGCTCTGCCCTCAATGTTGTTGCTGCTAAGGAAGTTGCCGAGAAGCTGGGCAAGGGCAGCACCGTCGTGACCATCCTTGCTGATGGTGCGTACCGGTATGCGGACAggctcttctccaagtcatGGCTTGAGAGCAAGGGTCTGCGGAACGCTATCCCTAAGCATCTAGAGAAGTACATTGTTCTTCCTTGA
- a CDS encoding putative sulfite oxidase (transcript_id=CADANIAT00004084), with protein sequence MVATHIEYTKENPLNREPPVRELVSSFITPSSTSYDRNHGPIPHLSADTHTIEVDGLVKTPLRLSVHQLATEFPQHEVLCALECAGNRRHTMRTMLKEVDGIDWGDAAIMNCKWRGPRLRDVLHRAGVDQCKGRPGLHVAFSSFQVQCEEDEWFGGSVELERGLDEEADVILALEMNDAPLEPRHGFPVRVVLPGIAGARWVKWLDRITVQDQESTNFYQRRDYKVLPEEAVNRDAAEPFWDQTPAISEISINSVVAVPEDNETVYLSDVGKLEVKGYAVPQGSGGPVVKVQVSGDGGRTWIDAEIGKSESAGADGRVRKWCWVLWRVEVEVETGEGKEVISRAIDAQGNMQAEHSQWNLRGVGYSGYGRAKNLTVRYRE encoded by the exons ATGGTTGCAACA CACATAGAATACACCAAGGAAAACCCATTGAACCGGGAACCACCTGTCAGGGAGCTCGTTTCAAGCTTCATAACCCCCAGCTCAACATCCTACGACCGAAACCACGGCCCTATACCCCACCTTTCCGCCGATACGCATACAATAGAAGTAGACGGCCTCGTTAAAACTCCCCTCCGTCTGAGCGTCCACCAACTCGCCACCGAGTTCCCTCAACATGAGGTCCTATGCGCGCTTGAGTGCGCCGGTAATCGGCGGCATACGATGCGAACCATGCTGAAAGAAGTTGACGGCATTGATTGGGGCGATGCGGCGATTATGAATTGTAAATGGAGGGGTCCGAGACTGAGAGACGTGTTACATCGAGCGGGGGTTGATCAGTGCAAGGGACGGCCTGGACTGCATGTTGCCTTCTCGTCTTTTCAGGTGCAgtgtgaagaggatgagtggTTTGGGGGGAGTGTGGAGTTGGAGCGAGGGttggatgaggaggctgaTGTGATACTCGCGTTGGAG ATGAACGATGCTCCCCTTGAACCTAGACACGGCTTTCCCGTCCGTGTTGTCCTACCTGGGATTGCAGGTGCCAGGTGGGTGAAATGGTTAGACAGGATCACAGTTCAAGATCAGGAATCGACAAATTTCTATCAGCGACGCGACTACAAGGTTCTACCGGAGGAAGCTGTGAACCGTGACGCGGCAGAACCATTTTGGGACCAGACACCAGCGATATCTGAGATATCCATCAATTCAGTAGTGGCCGTACCTGAGGATAATGAGACAGTTTACCTGTCGGATGTAGGCAAACTGGAGGTGAAGGGGTATGCGGTTCCTCAGGGGTCGGGCGGACCGGTGGTGAAGGTGCAGGTGTCGGGAGACGGGGGTAGGACTTGGATTGACGCTGAGATTGGAAAGTCGGAATCAGCTGGTGCTGATGGCAGGGTGAGAAAGTGGTGCTGGGTTCTGTGGAGGGtggaagttgaggttgaaaCTGGGGAGGGTAAAGAGGTGATAAGTCGGGCAATTGATGCGCAAGGTAATATGCAGGCTGAACACTCGCAGTGGAATTTGAGGGGCGTTGGGTATAGCGGTTATGGGAGGGCGAAGAATCTGACCGTCCGGTACAGGGAGTAA